Proteins found in one Ptychodera flava strain L36383 chromosome 3, AS_Pfla_20210202, whole genome shotgun sequence genomic segment:
- the LOC139130288 gene encoding uncharacterized protein, producing the protein MECILSEHQGGHHKHVSLKTAAEKKREKLADLVSSMNKKLPELQVASDTMGCIREDLIRERSALYKRVSARTSAILQEVKQYEQSLLQQIQDHYTGHLNALEKAITRFDDMVKQGDKITTIATELLWSDIDSLVFYLEKQHLSKLQEIVSQKTAIPTSTKKPIEFHSEPTHDLKLTDVIGTVRVKGSQSAQPVSSEEKTFRFQVGRFQTQTAVSSLFTKSSDESSLTYSNSRRKFQRTVVIDKWHVTPPLQRCRRDVLLRGLRANVRATLGLATDSNQSKVFLLLATDKAEACIDSPVSHLQINPPVSDAKQHRTVVFWDLGSSRQKQEIDFEGDARFLTANSLNQIITADSSACKVMVYDGDSKQILFSFGSKGQGDGQFENPLGVATDADDTIFVCSKGRVQLFTNGGRFICRLDKPSDQLVHPVSICVTKRRPCKVIVTDEDEAGGGKIVIYKEIPA; encoded by the exons ATGGAGTGCATTCTCAGCGAACACCAGGGAGGGCACCACAAGCACGTGAGCTTGAAGACAGCCGCTGAAAAGAAACGGGAGAAGCTAGCAGACCTCGTCAGCAGCATGAACAAGAAGCTGCCCGAGCTGCAGGTGGCCAGCGATACTATGGGCTGCATCAGAGAGGATCTCATCAGAGAACGGAGCGCTCTGTACAAGCGTGTGTCGGCAAGGACATCGGCCATCTTACAGGAAGTTAAACAGTACGAACAATCGTTGCTCCAACAGATTCAGGACCATTACACCGGTCACTTGAACGCCTTGGAAAAAGCAATAACCCGATTTGACGACATGGTCAAGCAAGGGGATAAAATAACTACCATAGCAACTGAGCTGCTTTGGAGCGACATTGACTCCCTCGTATTCTACCTGGAGAAACAGCATCTATCCAAGTTGCAGGAGATTGTCTCTCAGAAAACCGCCATACCTACCTCCACTAAAAAACCGATCGAGTTCCACAGTGAACCCACCCATGACCTGAAACTCACAGACGTCATCGGCACAGTGCGAGTCAAGGGAAGCCAAAGCGCACAACCAGTGTCGAGTGAAGAAAAAACCTTTCGTTTccaagtcgggcgatttcaaaCTCAAACAGCTGTTAGCTCACTGTTCACGAAAAGCAGTGACGAGTCATCGCTAACATATTCTAATAGCCGAAGGAAGTTTCAACGGACCGTAGTCATCGACAA ATGGCACGTCACTCCACCGTTGCAACGATGCCGGCGAGACGTACTTCTCCGAGGACTACGGGCAAACGTCCGAGCGACACTTGGGTTAGCTACAGATTCCAACCAGAGCAAAGTCTTTCTTCTGCTAGCCACTGACAAAGCGGAAGCGTGTATCGATTCACCCGTATCACATCTGCAAATCAACCCACCAGTATCTGATGCCAAGCAGCACAGAACAGTTGTGTTTTGGGACCTTGGTTCCAGCAGACAGAAGCAAGAGATCGACTTTGAGGGAGATGCCAGATTCCTGACAGCCAACAGCCTAAACCAAATTATAACGGCAGACAGCAGCGCCTGCAAAGTGATGGTCTACGACGGGGATAGCAAACAAATCTTATTCTCGTTCGGATCCAAAGGACAAGGCGATGGTCAATTCGAAAATCCTCTGGGCGTCGCCACAGACGCAGACGACACCATTTTCGTCTGCAGCAAGGGCAGGGTTCAGTTGTTCACCAACGGAGGGCGCTTTATCTGTCGCCTTGACAAGCCCAGTGATCAACTCGTCCATCCTGTGTCGATCTGCGTCACGAAGAGACGACCGTGCAAAGTCATAGTGACCGATGAGGACGAGGCTGGTGGCGGGAAAATTGTCATTTACAAAGAGATCCCAGCGTAA